The following are encoded in a window of Scophthalmus maximus strain ysfricsl-2021 chromosome 2, ASM2237912v1, whole genome shotgun sequence genomic DNA:
- the LOC118301254 gene encoding dynactin subunit 1 isoform X6 translates to MALNRRHSYTPRLTSALISKMSSGGMVESSKPPKIGSTVEVTGKGQRGTVAYIGATLFASGKWVGVILDEPKGKNDGTVQGKRYFTCEENHGIFVRQSQIQVVEEGSSATSPDTPESGTAKMLKLKDIAETPKTSKQTPMNVKKSSTRRSAKASRESLSSSLSGDVSEVGLSSHQGALGAPVVPQPSGSPAPAAAPVPATPSKVEPAISKQEEDSLRAQVKDLEEKLETLKMKRTEDKAKLKELEKHKIQLEQLQEWKIKMQEQQTDLQKQLKEVKKEAREAQEAKDRYMEEMADTADAIEMATLDKEMAEERAESLQVEVDTLKEKVEELSMDLEILRHEISEKGSDGAASSYHVKQLEEQNGRLKEALVRMRDLSSSEKQEHVKLQKQMEKKNTELETLRTQKEKLQEEVTQAEATVDELKEQVDAALGSEEMVETLTERNLDLEEKVRELRETVTDLESINEMNDELQENGRETEMELREQLDLSGAKVREAEKKVEAAQETVADYQHTISKYRELTTRLQDDNRELISQQNANAEQVQQPPADLFDFKIKFAETKAYAKAIEMELRKMEVAQSNRQVSLLTSFMPDSFLRHGGDHDCILVLLLIPRLICKGELLSKQAQEKFDLNGNVTQGTGLRGPPGEQRSFATGLVYSLSLLQATLHKYEQALNTCSVEVFKRMGTLYSEMNFHERSLDYFIDLLHKDQLDETVQVEPLTKAIKYYQQLYSVHLADHTEDCTVQLADHIKFTQGALDCMGVEVARLRAFLTAGQESSGLAVLLKDLDTSCSDIRQFCKKIRRRMPGTDVVGVPAALNFGPQVSESLTECRRQLTRVVAVLQELAAAGSQMVAPLAEQEGLNALRLEDIACKAVEQVYGSHGLSGPECLRQSCCSVVATMNKMATAMQEGEYDADKPQGMSPPVEMRAATVRAEITDAEGLGVKLEDRETAIKELKKSLKIKGEELSEANIRLSLLEKKLDTSTKDADERVEKIQTKLNENLALLKKKEKEFEETMDALQADIDQLEAEKAELKQRINNQSKMTIEGLRGPPASGIASIVQGSTGVGLAPSMAGPLEVVDSPLLRQQVEAQRLGIKHLKNENNRLKAEKIRAQLASLPPLCPPKLPQVSKESSMPPVGLNTGIYRRTDQLLATLLKLSAEFKVVDITGKTAVSASSQLLEQTARLQNLSDALDKLKGEVTEHVVTHQRGAKASSDFATFPVSSFVKAKEEKQGRTVLVGRVSFPCTRGQEQVHRLVLSQQQLQQVHCLLMA, encoded by the exons ATGGCTTTGAACAGGCGACATTCTTATACCCCCAGG CTGACCAGCGCACTGATCAGCAAAATGAGCAGCGGAGGAATGGTGGAGAGTAGCAAGCCTCCAAAG ATTGGCTCTACAGTAGAGGTGACAGGGAAGGGTCAGCGTGGCACTGTTGCCTACATCGGCGCCACCCTCTTTGCCTCTGGGAAATGGGTGGGTGTCATACTAGATGAACCTAAAGGCAAGAATGATGGCACCGTGCAGGGGAAACGCTACTTCACCTGTGAGGAAAATCATGGGATATTTGTCAGACAGTCACAG ATTCAGGTGGTGGAAGAGGGCTCCAGTGCCACCTCACCAGATACTCCTGAGAGTGGCACTGCCAAGATGCTTAAACTAAAAG ACATTGCTGAGACTCCGAAAACATCCAAACAG ACACCAATGAATGTTAAGAAG tcTTCTACCCGCCGCTCTGCCAAG GCATCTCGTGAGAGCCTTTCGTCCTCTCTGTCTGGTGATGTCAGTGAGGTCGGTCTGTCCTCCCACCAGGGTGCACTGGGAGCTCCTGTCGTGCCTCAGCCCAGCGGGTCACCTGCGCCAGCCGCAGCCCCAGTCCCGGCTACTCCGAGCAAG GTGGAACCTGCTATTTCCAAACAG GAAGAGGATTCACTGCGAGCTCAGGTCAAagacctggaggagaagctggagacactgaagatgaagaggacagaggacaagGCCAAACTGAAGGAgctggaaaaacacaagatCCAGCTGGAGCAGCTTCAGGAATGGAAGATCAAAATGCAGGAGCAGCAGACTGATCTGCAGAAACAACTTAAAGAAGTCAAGAAG GAAGCCCGTGAGGCACAGGAGGCCAAGGACCGCTACATGGAAGAGATGGCAGACACGGCGGATGCCATCGAGATGGCAACACTGGACAAAGAGATGGCCGAGGAGCGAGCAGAGTCGCTGCAAGTGGAGGTGGACACACTGAAGGAGAAAGTCGAGGAGCTCTCCATGGACCTGGAGATCCTTAGACATGAGATATCAGAGAAAG gcTCAGATGGAGCTGCCTCAAGTTACCATGTGaaacagctggaggagcaaAATGGCAGACTGAAGGAGGCGCTGGTCAG GATGCGTGACCTGTCTTCTTCAGAGAAGCAGGAGCATGTGAAGCTGCAGAagcagatggagaagaagaacactGAGCTGGAGACTCTGAGGACTCAGAAGGAAAAACTGCAGGAAGAAGTCACGCAGGCAGAGGCCACTGTCGATGAACTGAAAGAGCAG GTGGATGCTGCTCTGGGGTCAGAGGAGATGGTTGAGACTCTAACAGAGAGGAACCTTGACTTGGAGGAGAAAGTCCGAGAGCTGAGAGAAACAGTCACTGATTTG GAGTCGATCAACGAGATGAACGACGAGCTCCAGGAGAATGGCAGGGAGACTGAAATGGAGCTGAGAGAGCAGCTGGACCTGAGTGGCGCAAAGgtcagagaggctgaaaaaaagGTGGAGGCTGCCCAGGAGACTGTCGCTGATTACCAGCACACCATCAGCAAATACAGGGAGCTCACTACGAGGCTGCAG GATGACAACAGAGAGCTGATCAGCCAGCAGAATGCCAATGCTGAACAAGTTCAGCAACCACCTGCAGATCTGTTTGACTTCAAGATCAAGTTTGCAGAGACCAAAGCATACGCCAAG GCCATTGAGATGGAGCTGAGGAAAATGGAAGTGGCCCAGTCAAACAGACAGGtgtccctcctcacctccttcatGCCAGACTCCTTTCTCCGCCATGGTGGAGATCATGACTGCATACTGGTCCTTCTTCTCATCCCCAGGCTCATCTGCAAG GGTGAGCTCCTCAGCAAACAAGCCCAGGAGAAGTTTGACTTGAATGGGAACGTGACGCAGGGGACGGGGCTCAGAGGGCCTCCTGGAGAACAGCGTAGCTTTGCCACGGGACTGGTTTACTCCCTCAGCCTGCTGCAGGCCACCCTGCACAAATATGAACA GGCTCTGAACACCTGCAGCGTAGAAGTTTTTAAGCGCATGGGGACACTTTACTCTGAAATGAATTTCCATGAGCGCTCCCTGGATTATTTCATCGACCTGCTGCATAAAGATCAGCTAGATGAGACCGTGCAGGTGGAACCTTTGACCAAGGCCATCAAGTACTATCAG caACTGTACAGCGTCCATCTGGCAGATCACACCGAGGACTGCACCGTGCAGCTGGCCGACCACATCAAG TTTACCCAGGGTGCCTTGGACTGTATGGGGGTGGAGGTCGCTCGTCTGCGGGCGTTCCTGACTGCAGGTCAGGAGAGCTCCGGCCTTGCTGTGCTTCTGAAGGACCTGGACACGTCCTGCTCTGATATCCGACAGTTCTGTAAGAAGATCCGCCGTCGCATGCCTGGAACAGATGTGGTCGGAGTACCCGCAGCTCTCAATTTTGGACCACAG GTGTCAGAGTCGCTGACAGAGTGCAGGCGCCAGCTGACTCGCGTTGTGGCCGTGCTGCAGGAGTTGGCTGCAGCGGGGTCTCAGATGGTTGCTCCGCTGGCAGAGCAGGAGGGTCTCAACGCTCTCAGACTGGAGGATATTGCCTGCAAGGCTGTGGAGCAG GTATATGGCTCCCATGGCCTGAGTGGCCCAGAGTGTCTGCGTCAGTCCTGCTGCTCCGTCGTTGCTACCATGAACAAGATGGCTACGGCCATGCAGGAAGGAGAATATGATGCTGACAAACCTCAGGGCATG tctcctcctgtGGAGATGAGAGCAGCCACCGTCAGGGCTGAGATCACCGATGCTGAGGGTCTCGGAGTTAAACtagaagacagagagacggcCATCAAGGAGCTGAAGAAGTCTCTCAAGATCAAG GGTGAGGAGCTGAGCGAGGCCAACATCCGCCTGAGCCTGCTGGAGAAGAAGCTGGACACCTCCACCAAAGACGCAGATGAACGGGTGGAGAAGATTCAGACCAAACTCAACGAGAATCTCGCcctgctgaagaagaaagaaaa GGAGTTTGAGGAGACAATGGACGCCCTGCAGGCTGATATCGACCagctggaggcagagaaggCAGAGCTGAAACAACGCATCAATAACCAATCAAAGATGACCATCGAAGGACTGAGAGGCCCACCTGCCTCTGGGATTGCCTCCATTGTTCAAGGATCCACAGGAG TAGGTCTGGCTCCATCCATGGCAGGGCCACTGGAGGTGGTGGACTCCCCTCTCCTCAGGCAGCAGGTTGAGGCTCAGAGACTGGGCATCAAACACCTCAAGAATGAGAACAACAGACTCAAG GCGGAGAAGATTAGAGCCCAGCTGGCCTCCCTGCCTCCACTCTGCCCTCCCAAACTGCCACAAGTGTCCAAAGAAAGCTCCATGCCTCCGGTGGGACTGAACACTGGCATCTATCGCAGGACTGACCAACTGCTGGCAACGCTGCTCAAGCTGAGTGCAGAGTTTAAAGTGGTAGACATCACCGGGAAGACAGCag TTAGTGCCAGTTCCCAGCTGCTGGAGCAGACGGCTCGACTGCAGAACCTCAGTGATGCCCTGGACAAACTCAAG GGAGAAGTAACTGAACATGTAGTCACACACCAGCGTGGAGCAAAGGCGTCCTCTGACTTCGCCACTTTCCCGGTGTCGTCCTTTGTCAAG GCCAAGGAAGAGAAGCAGGGAAGAACTGTGCTCGTGGGTCGTGTTTCCTTCCCATGCACCCGCGGACAGGAACAGGTTCACCGCCTCGTCctatcacagcagcagctgcagcaggtgcaCTGCCTCCTCATGGCATAA
- the LOC118301254 gene encoding dynactin subunit 1 isoform X8 yields the protein MALNRRHSYTPRLTSALISKMSSGGMVESSKPPKIGSTVEVTGKGQRGTVAYIGATLFASGKWVGVILDEPKGKNDGTVQGKRYFTCEENHGIFVRQSQIQVVEEGSSATSPDTPESGTAKMLKLKDIAETPKTSKQSSTRRSAKASRESLSSSLSGDVSEVGLSSHQGALGAPVVPQPSGSPAPAAAPVPATPSKVEPAISKQEEDSLRAQVKDLEEKLETLKMKRTEDKAKLKELEKHKIQLEQLQEWKIKMQEQQTDLQKQLKEVKKEAREAQEAKDRYMEEMADTADAIEMATLDKEMAEERAESLQVEVDTLKEKVEELSMDLEILRHEISEKGSDGAASSYHVKQLEEQNGRLKEALVRMRDLSSSEKQEHVKLQKQMEKKNTELETLRTQKEKLQEEVTQAEATVDELKEQVDAALGSEEMVETLTERNLDLEEKVRELRETVTDLESINEMNDELQENGRETEMELREQLDLSGAKVREAEKKVEAAQETVADYQHTISKYRELTTRLQDDNRELISQQNANAEQVQQPPADLFDFKIKFAETKAYAKAIEMELRKMEVAQSNRQVSLLTSFMPDSFLRHGGDHDCILVLLLIPRLICKGELLSKQAQEKFDLNGNVTQGTGLRGPPGEQRSFATGLVYSLSLLQATLHKYEQALNTCSVEVFKRMGTLYSEMNFHERSLDYFIDLLHKDQLDETVQVEPLTKAIKYYQQLYSVHLADHTEDCTVQLADHIKFTQGALDCMGVEVARLRAFLTAGQESSGLAVLLKDLDTSCSDIRQFCKKIRRRMPGTDVVGVPAALNFGPQVSESLTECRRQLTRVVAVLQELAAAGSQMVAPLAEQEGLNALRLEDIACKAVEQVYGSHGLSGPECLRQSCCSVVATMNKMATAMQEGEYDADKPQGMSPPVEMRAATVRAEITDAEGLGVKLEDRETAIKELKKSLKIKGEELSEANIRLSLLEKKLDTSTKDADERVEKIQTKLNENLALLKKKEKEFEETMDALQADIDQLEAEKAELKQRINNQSKMTIEGLRGPPASGIASIVQGSTGVGLAPSMAGPLEVVDSPLLRQQVEAQRLGIKHLKNENNRLKAEKIRAQLASLPPLCPPKLPQVSKESSMPPVGLNTGIYRRTDQLLATLLKLSAEFKVVDITGKTAVSASSQLLEQTARLQNLSDALDKLKGEVTEHVVTHQRGAKASSDFATFPVSSFVKAKEEKQGRTVLVGRVSFPCTRGQEQVHRLVLSQQQLQQVHCLLMA from the exons ATGGCTTTGAACAGGCGACATTCTTATACCCCCAGG CTGACCAGCGCACTGATCAGCAAAATGAGCAGCGGAGGAATGGTGGAGAGTAGCAAGCCTCCAAAG ATTGGCTCTACAGTAGAGGTGACAGGGAAGGGTCAGCGTGGCACTGTTGCCTACATCGGCGCCACCCTCTTTGCCTCTGGGAAATGGGTGGGTGTCATACTAGATGAACCTAAAGGCAAGAATGATGGCACCGTGCAGGGGAAACGCTACTTCACCTGTGAGGAAAATCATGGGATATTTGTCAGACAGTCACAG ATTCAGGTGGTGGAAGAGGGCTCCAGTGCCACCTCACCAGATACTCCTGAGAGTGGCACTGCCAAGATGCTTAAACTAAAAG ACATTGCTGAGACTCCGAAAACATCCAAACAG tcTTCTACCCGCCGCTCTGCCAAG GCATCTCGTGAGAGCCTTTCGTCCTCTCTGTCTGGTGATGTCAGTGAGGTCGGTCTGTCCTCCCACCAGGGTGCACTGGGAGCTCCTGTCGTGCCTCAGCCCAGCGGGTCACCTGCGCCAGCCGCAGCCCCAGTCCCGGCTACTCCGAGCAAG GTGGAACCTGCTATTTCCAAACAG GAAGAGGATTCACTGCGAGCTCAGGTCAAagacctggaggagaagctggagacactgaagatgaagaggacagaggacaagGCCAAACTGAAGGAgctggaaaaacacaagatCCAGCTGGAGCAGCTTCAGGAATGGAAGATCAAAATGCAGGAGCAGCAGACTGATCTGCAGAAACAACTTAAAGAAGTCAAGAAG GAAGCCCGTGAGGCACAGGAGGCCAAGGACCGCTACATGGAAGAGATGGCAGACACGGCGGATGCCATCGAGATGGCAACACTGGACAAAGAGATGGCCGAGGAGCGAGCAGAGTCGCTGCAAGTGGAGGTGGACACACTGAAGGAGAAAGTCGAGGAGCTCTCCATGGACCTGGAGATCCTTAGACATGAGATATCAGAGAAAG gcTCAGATGGAGCTGCCTCAAGTTACCATGTGaaacagctggaggagcaaAATGGCAGACTGAAGGAGGCGCTGGTCAG GATGCGTGACCTGTCTTCTTCAGAGAAGCAGGAGCATGTGAAGCTGCAGAagcagatggagaagaagaacactGAGCTGGAGACTCTGAGGACTCAGAAGGAAAAACTGCAGGAAGAAGTCACGCAGGCAGAGGCCACTGTCGATGAACTGAAAGAGCAG GTGGATGCTGCTCTGGGGTCAGAGGAGATGGTTGAGACTCTAACAGAGAGGAACCTTGACTTGGAGGAGAAAGTCCGAGAGCTGAGAGAAACAGTCACTGATTTG GAGTCGATCAACGAGATGAACGACGAGCTCCAGGAGAATGGCAGGGAGACTGAAATGGAGCTGAGAGAGCAGCTGGACCTGAGTGGCGCAAAGgtcagagaggctgaaaaaaagGTGGAGGCTGCCCAGGAGACTGTCGCTGATTACCAGCACACCATCAGCAAATACAGGGAGCTCACTACGAGGCTGCAG GATGACAACAGAGAGCTGATCAGCCAGCAGAATGCCAATGCTGAACAAGTTCAGCAACCACCTGCAGATCTGTTTGACTTCAAGATCAAGTTTGCAGAGACCAAAGCATACGCCAAG GCCATTGAGATGGAGCTGAGGAAAATGGAAGTGGCCCAGTCAAACAGACAGGtgtccctcctcacctccttcatGCCAGACTCCTTTCTCCGCCATGGTGGAGATCATGACTGCATACTGGTCCTTCTTCTCATCCCCAGGCTCATCTGCAAG GGTGAGCTCCTCAGCAAACAAGCCCAGGAGAAGTTTGACTTGAATGGGAACGTGACGCAGGGGACGGGGCTCAGAGGGCCTCCTGGAGAACAGCGTAGCTTTGCCACGGGACTGGTTTACTCCCTCAGCCTGCTGCAGGCCACCCTGCACAAATATGAACA GGCTCTGAACACCTGCAGCGTAGAAGTTTTTAAGCGCATGGGGACACTTTACTCTGAAATGAATTTCCATGAGCGCTCCCTGGATTATTTCATCGACCTGCTGCATAAAGATCAGCTAGATGAGACCGTGCAGGTGGAACCTTTGACCAAGGCCATCAAGTACTATCAG caACTGTACAGCGTCCATCTGGCAGATCACACCGAGGACTGCACCGTGCAGCTGGCCGACCACATCAAG TTTACCCAGGGTGCCTTGGACTGTATGGGGGTGGAGGTCGCTCGTCTGCGGGCGTTCCTGACTGCAGGTCAGGAGAGCTCCGGCCTTGCTGTGCTTCTGAAGGACCTGGACACGTCCTGCTCTGATATCCGACAGTTCTGTAAGAAGATCCGCCGTCGCATGCCTGGAACAGATGTGGTCGGAGTACCCGCAGCTCTCAATTTTGGACCACAG GTGTCAGAGTCGCTGACAGAGTGCAGGCGCCAGCTGACTCGCGTTGTGGCCGTGCTGCAGGAGTTGGCTGCAGCGGGGTCTCAGATGGTTGCTCCGCTGGCAGAGCAGGAGGGTCTCAACGCTCTCAGACTGGAGGATATTGCCTGCAAGGCTGTGGAGCAG GTATATGGCTCCCATGGCCTGAGTGGCCCAGAGTGTCTGCGTCAGTCCTGCTGCTCCGTCGTTGCTACCATGAACAAGATGGCTACGGCCATGCAGGAAGGAGAATATGATGCTGACAAACCTCAGGGCATG tctcctcctgtGGAGATGAGAGCAGCCACCGTCAGGGCTGAGATCACCGATGCTGAGGGTCTCGGAGTTAAACtagaagacagagagacggcCATCAAGGAGCTGAAGAAGTCTCTCAAGATCAAG GGTGAGGAGCTGAGCGAGGCCAACATCCGCCTGAGCCTGCTGGAGAAGAAGCTGGACACCTCCACCAAAGACGCAGATGAACGGGTGGAGAAGATTCAGACCAAACTCAACGAGAATCTCGCcctgctgaagaagaaagaaaa GGAGTTTGAGGAGACAATGGACGCCCTGCAGGCTGATATCGACCagctggaggcagagaaggCAGAGCTGAAACAACGCATCAATAACCAATCAAAGATGACCATCGAAGGACTGAGAGGCCCACCTGCCTCTGGGATTGCCTCCATTGTTCAAGGATCCACAGGAG TAGGTCTGGCTCCATCCATGGCAGGGCCACTGGAGGTGGTGGACTCCCCTCTCCTCAGGCAGCAGGTTGAGGCTCAGAGACTGGGCATCAAACACCTCAAGAATGAGAACAACAGACTCAAG GCGGAGAAGATTAGAGCCCAGCTGGCCTCCCTGCCTCCACTCTGCCCTCCCAAACTGCCACAAGTGTCCAAAGAAAGCTCCATGCCTCCGGTGGGACTGAACACTGGCATCTATCGCAGGACTGACCAACTGCTGGCAACGCTGCTCAAGCTGAGTGCAGAGTTTAAAGTGGTAGACATCACCGGGAAGACAGCag TTAGTGCCAGTTCCCAGCTGCTGGAGCAGACGGCTCGACTGCAGAACCTCAGTGATGCCCTGGACAAACTCAAG GGAGAAGTAACTGAACATGTAGTCACACACCAGCGTGGAGCAAAGGCGTCCTCTGACTTCGCCACTTTCCCGGTGTCGTCCTTTGTCAAG GCCAAGGAAGAGAAGCAGGGAAGAACTGTGCTCGTGGGTCGTGTTTCCTTCCCATGCACCCGCGGACAGGAACAGGTTCACCGCCTCGTCctatcacagcagcagctgcagcaggtgcaCTGCCTCCTCATGGCATAA